From one Thalassobaculum sp. OXR-137 genomic stretch:
- a CDS encoding DUF3576 domain-containing protein — translation MEYEYPTTGPNGLPTYKKQDTLTGPNGLDLFSLGKGDEGGQGGGGVAVNAFLWRASLDTLSFLPLSSADPFGGVIISDWYNPPESPNERFKVTVYILDRALRSDGIRANVFRQTRTNSGDWRDSAVDESLGKDLENTILTRARQIRIQQAAQ, via the coding sequence GTGGAGTACGAGTACCCCACGACGGGACCAAACGGTCTGCCGACCTATAAGAAGCAGGACACCCTGACCGGCCCGAACGGGCTCGACCTCTTCTCGCTCGGCAAGGGCGACGAGGGCGGTCAGGGCGGAGGCGGCGTGGCGGTCAACGCCTTTCTGTGGCGCGCATCGCTCGACACTCTCTCCTTCCTGCCGCTGTCCTCGGCCGATCCGTTCGGCGGTGTGATCATTTCCGACTGGTACAATCCGCCGGAAAGCCCGAACGAACGGTTCAAGGTCACGGTCTATATTCTCGACCGCGCCCTGCGGTCCGACGGCATCCGGGCGAACGTGTTCCGTCAGACCCGCACCAATTCCGGTGATTGGCGCGATTCCGCGGTGGACGAAAGCCTCGGCAAGGATCTGGAGAACACGATCCTGACCCGCGCCCGTCAGATCCGCATTCAGCAGGCGGCGCAGTAA